Within the uncultured Draconibacterium sp. genome, the region TGCCGTACATTTTTTCACCACGTTGCAGGTTCTCTTTGTTTGGTTCCAAATTGTTTACCAGCGTGGCAGCTGCCAAAGCCCGGTCTTCATCGGTTTTTTCATAAGCGTAAGGAACTGTACTTCGCGGAATTGTCCCCGCAACAGGAGGTTGCATTGTTTTTCCGTCGGCAAAATTTGGGTTGGGCGTGTAGCTCTCGTATGCCGGCGAGGTAACCATATCATCGAAATATTGCCAGCCCGTGGTTCGGCGATTGTAATCGCAGGAAGAAAAGGCAAAAGTTAAAAGTAGAAAGGTAAATTTTGCACCGTCCTTTAGGGCGGTGTGGGCAATAATTGGCCTCCTGATATTGAAGCTATGAAAATTGTTAACTTGTAAAATAACAATTTTCATAGCTTCAATTAGTTGCTGTCCTTGCTTGATCACCGCCCTAAAGGACGGTGCAAAATATTTTCTAATTGATTTTATTGAGTCCATAGTTATTCAATTTTACCATGTTCTGTGAGAATCGATTTTACTGACTCACTATCGTTTGCAATTCCGGCTTCGTCAAAAACCATAACGAATTTATCGTCGGTAGCCCGCTCGTGAAAGATCTCTGCCTTTTTACCGGGAAAAACCTTTGCCCGTGCCGAAAAGGTGAAAAGCGTGAGTAGCGTTATGGAAAGAATAGTTGCTACGATTGTTACCACAATAAACGATGGGAAAGCATTAAACGGTTTCCCGCCATAGCGCAGTGGCCAGTCGATAACTGCGGCATAAGTCAGAAATCCGAGAATCCCAATTGCGGCAAACAATCCGTAAAAGAAAGCTGCGTGCGTAATGCGCGTTTTTATGGGCATTCCTTCCAATATTTCGTGCACCGGGTAAGGCGTGTAAACCTCAACCGGCATTACTCCTTTGTCTTTTAATTTTTCAAAGGCATCAACTAAAGTTGCTTCGTCGTCAAAAACGCCAAGGATGTATTTTTTACTCATGACTCTTTGCTTTTAGTTGTCCGTTATTTGGTTTGTCGAATTTTGCCACACTTTTTAATTCCGAAATGGCAATCATTGGAATGTAGCGGAAGAACAACAGTACTCCTGCTAAGAACATTCCGAGTGTACCGACAAAGAATCCTATTTCAACATAGGTAGGCGAGTAGCTGGCCCAGTTTGCCGGCAGGTAATCGCGGCTCAATGTGGTAACAACAATGTTAAAACGCTCGAACCACATACCAATATTAATGATGATAGAAATGATAAATACCATCCACATACGTTTGCGCACGGCTTTAAACCAGAACAACTGTGGAATCACCGCGTTAGCCGTAAACATGGCCCAAAACTGGAACGCATAATCGCCGAACAAACGGTTTTTAAAGAACATATACGTTTCATAATCAGATGCCGAATACCAGGCCATAAAAATCTCGGTCATATAAGCAGTTCCCATAATCAGCGAGATAAATATCAGTATCCGGCAAATTGCATCAACGTGTCGGTCGGTAATAAAGTCGTTCATTTTATACATGGCACGCATGGTAATTACCAGGGTGAGTACCATGGCAAATCCCGAGAAAATTGCACCTATTACAAAGTACGGCGGGAAAATAGTGGTATGCCATCCGGCCTGCACCGAAACAGCAAAGTCGGTGGCCACAATCGAGTGCACGGAAACTACCAAAACAGCTGCAATTCCACCCAATACAAAGCTCAGCGCTTCGAAGCGAAGCCACTCACGGCTCGATCCGGTCCATCCGAAAGAAAAGAATCCGTAAACAGCCTTTTTGATTTTCGATTTTGCCGTGTCGCGTATGGTTGCAAAATCAGGTACCATTCCAAAATACCAGAAACTTGCAGAAATAAGTAGATAGGCTGAAATGGCCACAAAGTCCCAGAATAGTGGTGAGTTAAAATTGACCCAAAGCGGACCACGAGTATTCGGATAAGGGAAAATAAAGAAAAACAACCATGGACGCCCCATGTGCAACAGCGGGAAAAGGCTGGCACAGAAAACGGCAACAACGGTCATCGCCTCTGCTGCGCGATTAATGGCCGTTCTCCATTTCTGCCGCAAAATGAGTAGGAAAATGGAAAATGCGGTTCCGGCATGTCCGATACCAATCCACCAAACAAAGTTGATGATGGCCCAACCCCAGGCTACCGAGTTGTTTACTCCCCAGGTACCAATTCCGGTTGAAACGGTAATGTATTTGCAATACAAACCAAATCCGAACATGCCTAAACTCACCAGCATGGCTGCATACCACCAAAGCGGCGTTTTGTCATGGATGGGCGCTAATATCTGCTTTGAAATCTGGCTAAACGATTTCTCGCCATCAATTAGCTTTCCCCTTACGGCTGAATTATACATAGGCGTTTATGCTTTTTTGTTTCTTACTTTAGTTAAATATCCTACCGAAGGTAGGGTGTGCAGTTCTTCCAGCAAATGGTAATTGCGCTCGTTTTTAAAGAGCTTGTTGATTTTGCTGTTCTCATTGTTCAGATCGCCAAATACCAGCGCATCGGCCGGGCACGACTGAACACATGCCGGCTGAACTTCGCCGTCTTCCAGCATTCTTCCGGCAACTTTGGCTTCTGCTTTTTTCTCCTGAATACGTTGAACGCAGAAAGAGCATTTTTCAACCACTCCACGCGAGCGAACAGTAACATCAGGATTGAGGACCATACGTCCCAAATCGCTGTTTGATGCGTAATCGAACTCCGGATTTTGTACATACTGAAACCAGTTAAAACGACGTACTTTATATGGGCAGTTGTTTACACAATATTTTGTTCCCACGCAACGGTTGTAGGCCATTTGGTTTAAGCCTTCCTCACTGTGCGGCGTTGCCGAAACCGGGCAAACATTTTCGCACGGGGCATTGTCGCAATGCTGACACATTACCGGCTGATGATATACATCCGGATTTTCTGCATCGTTCGAGAAATAACGATCCACACGAATCCAGTGCATGATACGGCGATTGCGCACCTGTTCTTTTCCGATTACCTGCACGTTGTTTTCGGCCTGGCATGAGATGGAACAGTTACCACATCCCACACAACTTCCCAAATCAACTGCCATTGCCCAATGGTGCCCTTTAAATTCCTGTTCCGGATACAACGAAACGTGGTGTTCCAAATGCTTTTCGCGGATTTCATTTCCCGAAGCCGGATCAAGTTGCCATTTGTCGAAATTGGTTTCACGAACGATTGGCCGGCCTTCCATCGAGTGGTGCGTTTGCGATAAAGCAAGCTCGAAAGTTTTTTCTGTGGTCTGCACATCTGCACCACTTAGCCAAAGCTGTTTGGCATTGTTTTGAATCGATGTAAGTGCGTACATATTTTTTCCAACACCGTCGCCAACTTTTCCGGCAACTTCGCGGCCATAGCCCAATGCTACCGAAATGGTGCCTGGTGCTTGTCCGGGCTGTACAAAAACCGGCATTTCTATACCGTTTATGGTGATCACTGATTCGTTCTGGACGCCATTCTCTTCGGCCCATTTAACCGGCACTGCAGCAAAGTTATCCCAGCTGATCTTTGCAACGGGATCGGGCAATTCCTGTAACCACGGATTGTTGGCAGAACTCCCGTCTTTTAATGCCACACTTTGATAGAAAACTATTTCCCAACCCTGAGATTGTTCGCCACCCAATTGTAAGGCATTTTCTAATCCATTTTCGCTATACACTGGTGCTTCAGAACTTATCTCTGTTTCGAAAACTCCTTTCTGCAAAACATCATTCCAGAATAACCGGGAATCGGAGTATTTTGATTGCAAACCGGTGAAGTTCTCTTCCCAGTTTGCTTTTAAAATTTCGTAGTAGTTAGGCTGCTTTTCGCCGGCCCATTTTAGCAACGTTTCCTGCACCTGTCGACTATCGAACAGTTTTGAAATAGTAGGTTGCGACAGGCTGAAAAGTCCTTTTTTCGGCTCAGCATCGTTCCATGCTTCAAGGTAATGCGGTGCAGGACACACCCAATGGCAAGCAGCTGTTGTTTCGTCTTTTCTGTCGGAAAATGAAACCGATAACTCAGCACCTGCTATCAATTCTTTTAATTCTTGTCCTTTTGGGTGATTGTAAACCGGGTTTACGCCCCAGCAAAGTACCCCGGCAATTTCTTTATTTTTTAATTCGGCAAAAACTTTTTCAAAATCGCCATCTATTGCCTGATGCGTATTTAATGGTCTGTGCAATAATATCGTTGATCCGTAATTTCCCAGCAGATTGTTGATTGCATTTACGATCAGCTGGATATTTACATCGTTACTTCCCGAAACCACAAGCGACTTGCCTTCGTAGGCCAGCAGGTCTTCTGCCAATCCTGTTACATCAACCGGACTGCCTGGAGCAGCAATGGTCATTTTTCCTTTTGCCTGCATTAATTGATAATACAGTGCTGTTAAAATCGTCTTTTCCTCTGATGGTTTTATAGGAACGCGAACGTCGGCATTCGAACCTGTCAACGTCATTCCCGATTCGAACTGATAATGGCGACTCATTTCATCGCCTTTATCCAGCACTTTTCTTCCGGCGGCATAACCTTTTGTATATTCTGTTGACGAAAGCCAGGTGCCTAAAAAGTCGGCGCTAAAACTTGCAACTACTTTTGCCTGCTCGAAGCGATAATCAGGAATCAGCGCCGAACCAAAACTTTGTTGGTTGGCTTCCAAAATTCCACTTGTCGAAACGGCATCGTATTTTACCCACTCAACGTTTGGATACTTTTCCTGAAAGCTGGCAATTACTTTCTTCGTTGTTGGCGAAATTATGCTTGATGTGAGCAAAATAACTTTTTTATTGTCGTTATTTAGCTGCTCCAGTTTTCTTATGATATAGCTGTCTACGTCTTCCCAGTTGGTTGCATCGCCTCTTTTTAGTGGTGTTTTAAATCGTGCGTCATCATACAAATCAAGAACCGAAGCCTGAACCCGCGCAGAAGTTCCTTTTTGCGAAACTGGAGACAGATCGTTTCCCTCAATTTTTATGGGGCGGCCATCACGCGCTTTCACTAGAACACTGCAATATTCGTTGGCTTCAAAATAACTGGAGGCATAGTAGTTGGCCATTCCGGGAGTCACCTCCTCAGGTTTAATCAGGTAAGGAATGGCTTTGTCGACCGGCCGTTTACAGCTGGCAACAACCGCTGCGGTTGCCACACTAAATCCAAAAGCCTTCAGAAAATCGCGACGTGATGAGCCGGAAGCTTTTTTTATTACGGCGCGTTTGGCATCCAACTCCAGTTTAATCTCGTTTTGTTTAAACTCCGCCGGATTATTTAACTCGTCTAAACTTCTCCAATATTTTGTCATAGTTGTTTGATTCTGCTTTAAACTTGAATGATTAGTAGTGGCAACGCATACAATCATTGGCGCCAATATCAACTGCTTTTACCAAGTCGATAGCTCCGGATTTTAATTCTTCATGCAATTTCACGTAATGTTCGTAATAGCCATTATTGCCAAAGTCAACTTCGGTATCGCGGTGGCAGTTTACACACCAACCCATCGAAAGGTCGCTGTGTTGCTGCATAATATCCATTTCTTCAACCGGACCATGGCATTGCATACAGTCGAGTTTCCCCGAACCAACGTGCACTGCATGACTGAAAAAAACATGATCGGGCAGGTTGTGAATTCGTTTCCACTCGATTGAGTTCCCGTTTTCTGCGGCATCAATCACTTTCGAAATCTCAAATTTGCCGCTGTTTGTTCCTTCACGAATCAGAATATGGCAGTTCATACAAAGGTTCGTGGCCGGAATACCCGCCGATTTACTTTGCTCTACCGTTGTATGGCAATACATACAATCAATCCCGTTTTCGCCGGCATGTACTTTATGCGAGAATTTTATGGGTTGATCGGGTGCATAGTTTTCTTGTCTACCCAATTTAATAGCATCGGTAACAATCATTTTTACCTGCCAGCCAAAAGCACCCAATAATATTATCAGAGGAATAAATTTCAGTTTAATTTTTCGGATAAAGATCAGTTCAACAATTGCCCATGTAATCAGTAATCCTAAAAACAGGAACAGAATAAGATTGTAATGTGTTGGTTTTGCCGGAGGAACTCCGGTGTTCGCTAAATTATCTAAATAAATTTTTACTGTTTTAAGATCTTCTTCTTCAATATCGAAATTAACGTGCGAAGCTTCCATTTTTACGCCAACCGGATTCATCACCGAAGCTTGAAAAGATTCAAAATCCTTGTCCACATATTTTATTGCAATATCCATTGCTGAAGGATTCCAGTTCAATGTGTCGACCCGGTTCAGATTATGGCAGGAAACGCACGACGAATACTCACGATTGAAGGGTAGTAAACCTTTGAAAAACCGTTCACCACGTTTAACATCTTCGTGCGAATGACCATCGGTTACAACAGATTCGGAAGAATCGGCATACAAATTATCGGATAGCAAAATACAGGTAACAAATGCGAACAGGGATATGAAAATTTGCGTTTTTTTCATGAAACCTCCCCAAAAGAAGTGTTCTCTCATTCTGTTAAGTTTAGTATTAAAATAAAGGCCTTTTTGTTTAGACTTAATCTATTAACAATAAAAAGACCTTAAGGTTCTAAAAGAACTAGATTATTTACGTTAAATAACTGATAATGTTTGGGGAATATGATTGGTTACTTTTATGAGAAATGATTTTTCGGTTTCTAATATCGATTGGCTGCGTTTTTTTCAGCCTTAAGTTTTTTCTTTTTCGAGGTGTTCGGTAAGCTTTTTTACCAGTTTCATATTCTCAAAAAACTCGGCGGCAATTACCCTAATAATAGTGTATACCGGAATAGCCAGGATCATTCCGATAATTCCGGCCATACTTCCGGCAGCTATAATTACGAGGAAAATTTCAAGCGGGTGTGCTTTTACGCTGCTGGAATAAATAAGTGGCTGAAAAAGAACATTGTCGATTATCTGAACGGAAAGAAATACCAAGGTCATCCATCCTAAAGTGGGTAAAACCTCATTCATAAAATCGAGATTAATATGTAAAGCTGCCCCGATTAGCAAACCGAGTGCTGCCCCCATCCACGGGCCGAGATATGGAATAACATTGAACATTCCGCAGAACAATCCTATTACAACTGCGTGGTTGAATTCGATGCCCACAATGGTGAGGCCAATGGTATCGAGTAACATAACCATAAAAACTTCTAATAGTAATCCGATAAAATAACGCCGTAATAAGTAGGAAATAGAATTGAGAATATGGGTAACTTTTTCTTCTAAATGAGTAGGAACTAACAAGATAATAAAGGCGCGAAACATGGTTTCTTCTTTTAGGAAGAAAAAGGTGATAAAAGAAACGGAGAAGAAGCCGATCAGTAATTCTCCAACTGTTCCGGCAACCAGTCCGAACCAATTCGATACCTGCGAAAAATCAATTTCAGCCCCCAGACTTTCTGTAACAATATCCATAAAATTCTTCGATTCTATACTCACGGTGTTTTTACTGAAAAAGTGCATGAGATTCAGCAACGGTTCTTCAATTGAATCGAGAACGAGCGTAAAATCAATTTGCGACAGTGTTTCTACCTCGCTAATTAATAATGGAATGATGAACCTGAAAAAAGAAATAAAAACAATCCATAAACTTACAAGAGTTGCAAAAGCAGCCAGACCTTCGGGGATTTTAAAACGTTTGTATTTTATTTTTAGCAGCCAGCGGGTAAGCGGGCGGCCAATAAACGATAACACCACCGAAATAAGAATGTAGGTAACAATGGCACTAAAATACCACAACAGAAAAATGATAAAAAGAAGTCCTACAATAAAAAGTGTATTGCGTGTCCAGCCTTTAAGTTGAATCATTTTCTTTCGTTTTTAACAAATATAACCAAATTTGGGATGAACTGAATAGTTTGTTATTTAGACAGAGAAACCAGAAAATGTAAATACCACTGAACGATGTAGGCATTAAACGAATGTGGTTTAACCGGATGTTTCATTTTTATATTTTGCCGCAGTTGGTAGGTTATTTCGCGGTAAAATATTCCGTCGTTCATCGGGTAGTACAAGGTTTTTAATTGATGAGGAGCTGCTTTTATCAGCCGGTTTTTTTGTCCTTGAAATCTTGAGTTTCCCTGATTCAAAATCTGCTTCAAATCAAAATCTATCCCGTGTTTTTTTAAAAAATGTTTTTCAAGAGTTTTATTATAAAGTTGTTCCCTGTTTTTGTTTCGGGCATCAATTCCGGCAAAAAACTGAAGACTTTGCTTGTCGAAAAGCGGCATTAAAACATCAACTCCGAAAAAGGAATAAACCTGGTTGGAGTTGCTGATAAATTTGCATTGACGTTCTTGTAGATCCCAGATTTCGTAGGCTTCAGCTGGAGAAATGCTTTTATGTTTATAACGATTTTCTTCCAGGTATTCTTGCAAGGCTGCTTTAAAAGCAGGTTTTGCCGGAAGGGAAGTGCCCAATGTTTTTATTAGAGCAGATCCTAATTCTGATGTTTTAAGATCGAGTATTGAATTGTTAAGGTGTGCACCTCTTAAAAAGTCGCCGGGATGACCGGGGAGAGCAACCGTATTTTCGTTGATGAGTTTCTTTGCTCTTAAAAACTTTATCGCAAAATAATCCTGCAAATACGGCATCGACGAGTAGTGTCCCGAGTAATTTGCATAGTCGATGAATGTCGGGGTACTTTTAAAATTATTTATCAGGTCTTCGTTGTATTCAATAAATCGGTACTGAAATCCCAGTTTATCAGCAGCTTTTTGGGCAGTTTGTTTTTCGCTATTATTTTTTCTTCCCCAAGTGGCACATAGAACATTTTTGTGCCCGAACTCTGCCAGCAGACAAGCCAGTAAACGTGAGTCGTAGCCACGGGTAAGCGGCAATAATATTTGTTTGTCTTTAAGCTGCTCGTAGTATTTTTCAAAAACGGTTCGGAAATGAGTTGCGATGTTTTCAGGAGTTTGTTTTTCGCTTTGTTTCTGATGAAGTTGAAAACTAAAATCAAAAGCTACTTTCTCCGAATTATTTTTGAAGCGAATAATCTCACCCGGTTGAATTTGTGCAATATTTTTATTTAAAGTCTGCTGAAAAGGTGTTACGCCAAACTGCAAAAAATACGAGGATGCAAATGCGTCAATTTCTTTGTCTGCATTTGTTTGCTGCAGTTTCTCGGGTTGGTCGCTGATGGAAAAACTCCCATTGTCAATTTTATAGAAAAGCGGGAAACTCCAGGTATGACAACATGTAGCCCATGTTTCTTTTTCATTTTGTACAACGATGGAGAATTGTCCGTTTAGGCGCGAAACAAAATCTTTAAATTGATCGAAATCAGCAGCGTGTTTTTGTGTTTGCGCTACAAAATCTTGTCCGCAGAAATATTCTTCACCCAACCAGATAAAGCCGGTGACACTGACATTCTTTTTTGTCGACCATTTATATTTTTTGAGATACAACATTCTTACAACCAAATTTTAAGCAGTGCTATTGGAACGATCAAAAGTATCATTTTAAAAAAGTAGATTCCTGCCTTTTTCAGATTTACGCCTGCCAAAAACAAAGAATAAATCGTTAAAAACGCAAAAAATACCACGCCCGACAGGCTATACAAAATCACAGTGGCAACAACATCTTTCAGGATTAATCCTCCAACCAGCAAACTGGCAATTCGGGCAATGAGCAAAAATATATTGTACCACATCGATACGTTTTGTTTTTCCTTAACAATCAGGATTGCTGAAAGCGGCGAGCCCAGCATTACAAAATAGAGCCAGGGCGAAATAAACTGGGCCAGGTAACCTGAAAAAGCCCATTCAGCACCAAAGAAAACGGTGAATAGTTGTTGACCCCAAAAGCCAAGTATCGCAAAAGGAATCAAGCCAAGCAGAACTTGCTTTCTGAAAAGGGAGTAGGTGAGTTCTTTTAATTTGGTCGGTGTTTGTTCGAGTGTTTTTGCATTTTGGATATAAACACTGGAAATAGAAATGCTCAGTAACTGAACCGGCACGCTGATGTAGCGGTGCGAAAAAGAATACAGTCCCAGCATTTTGTCTCCAAAAAACGGTTTGAAAAGAAAGACCGGCAGTTGACTGCTTACAAAATTCATCTCCTCTGAAAGGATGGAAAATTTCGGAAATTTAATGTAACGCTGAGCCAGCTTTTTTTCTTCATCGGTAAATTTTCCAAGTCGAAATAAACTGGCTTCATCAACCCGAAAAGAGAAAACAAAAAAGGTAAAAAGTTGCGCGATTACTGCTCCTAAAAGCAATCCTGTTGATGGAAACAGAAAAAATGCGCATTGCAAAACACCGGTTAAAATCGCTCTTGTAATTTCTAACACCGAAAGCCGGTTAAACTGCTTTTTGCTGATGTAGATATTTCGGATCAATTGAATGGCACTAAAAAAGTAAGCGTAAAACGGAACAAGTAACAAATGCAGTTTTTGACCTTTTTCGGGTTGCCAAACCACGATAATTGTGCCAACTATTACCAGTGCAATTAAGTTAACAGCGGCATTTATTTTCTGGGCAAAACTCCCAATCAATTTTCGTTCTTCTGATGTTTCAACCAGGATAATTGCTTTCTCGTATTTGCCGGTTGATATGATCGAAAGCACCGACGCTATTGTAAGGTAAAGTACAAAATCGCCAAACTGTTCGGGTGCATACAAACGTGCAATTGCCAGCGCAAAAGCAAACGGAACAGCACGGGCCAGCACCATTCCGGTGAACAGTGAAGCAATGTTTTTATAAAACTCACTATGGTTAAATCGGCGGATAATATTTCTGAAATAGCAGGAGAAGTTCATGCACTAAAACACGGTGTTTTATTTTATGTAAATATCATAAAAATAATTGCTTTGATTAAGCTTTTTCTTGAAAACGAAGAAATACTGGTGCTTTTTATATTTTTGTTCGTTGAATAGTAAAATGGGAAATAGCAATAATGGATTTTATTCTCGATAACCAGGAAACGGAAAAGAAATTTCAGCAGCTGATAAAAGTGATCCGACTTCGGCAAAGTGGAGAAGTTGCGGCAGCAATGAATGAACGCGGAATTTCGTACAAAATGAGTTGGGGTGTGTCGTTGCTCGATTTACGCGAAATTGCCCGGTCGTACGATGCCGATCATTTGCTGGCGCTAAAACTTTGGAACAAACAGTGGCGCGAAACCATGATTCTGGCAACACTGATTGATGAGCCGGAAGAAGTGACCGAAGAACAGATGGATTTCTGGACAAAAAGTTTCGGGAATATTGAGATTGCTGAACAAGCTTCAACCAATTTATGGGTGAAAAGTAAATTTGCTTTTGTAAAAGCGCTAGAGTGGTGCCGCGGAAAAAAACACCTGGTACGTTTTACCGGAGTTCACCTGATTGGACGACTGGCAATAACTGACAAAAAAGCCATCGACGAAATGTTCGAACCCTTTTTTGAGGAGTTGACAACATTGGCAAAAGACAAAAAATTATATACACCAATCTATCGTTCGGTAGTTGGGATGGGAAGCCGCTCGAAGATGATGAACGAACAGTGTGTTGAGCTGGCAAAAGAATTTCAGCTAAGTGAATCGGAAAATGCGGTGAAGCTTGGCGAGAGTTTATTTGAGGAATTAACCAGCGAGTATTTTCAGGAACAATTTAAGGAATAGCTTTCTGGATACTAGATTCTTGATATTAGATCCTCGATACTTTAAACTTGATACTCGTATTTCACAACTGTGACAATTAACTTTCTTTAACTGCAAAGCTGTCATACCGAAACTTCGTGGCAGGTTCTTTGTTATTATTGTCGCGACTCAGAAGAATAGAAAACTGGGCATTGAACGTATAATAGGAATAAAATGATGAATCTTTCAAAATCTTCAAATCCTGTTTTAAAAGAAAAAACTTTTAGCAGAGATTATACAGCGCAGTCGGATGTAATGACTGTAAACGGAACTGTAAATAAAACAGCCTTAATGTTGTTGTTGGTAATTGCTGGTGCGGTATTTACCTGGAATAAATTTTTTGAAGCTGTTGCTACAAATCCCGAAGCCGGTTTAGCGGCAGTGGGGCCGTGGCTTGCAATTGGCGGAATTGGTGGTTTTATTACCGTTTTAGTAACTGTATTTCGCCCGCAGAGTTCGGGTATTTCGGCACCAATTTATGCCGTTTTCGAAGGATTGTTCCTTGGTGGAATTTCAGCGGTATTCGAGAGTATGTATCCTCAGCAAGGATTGGTATTAAGAGCAGTAATGCTAACTTTTGCGGTATTTATGGTAATGTTGTTTTTGTATCGCTCGGGAATTATTAAGGTGACACAAAAATTTATGATGGGCGTTGTGGCTGCTACAGCTGGT harbors:
- a CDS encoding lipopolysaccharide biosynthesis protein: MNFSCYFRNIIRRFNHSEFYKNIASLFTGMVLARAVPFAFALAIARLYAPEQFGDFVLYLTIASVLSIISTGKYEKAIILVETSEERKLIGSFAQKINAAVNLIALVIVGTIIVVWQPEKGQKLHLLLVPFYAYFFSAIQLIRNIYISKKQFNRLSVLEITRAILTGVLQCAFFLFPSTGLLLGAVIAQLFTFFVFSFRVDEASLFRLGKFTDEEKKLAQRYIKFPKFSILSEEMNFVSSQLPVFLFKPFFGDKMLGLYSFSHRYISVPVQLLSISISSVYIQNAKTLEQTPTKLKELTYSLFRKQVLLGLIPFAILGFWGQQLFTVFFGAEWAFSGYLAQFISPWLYFVMLGSPLSAILIVKEKQNVSMWYNIFLLIARIASLLVGGLILKDVVATVILYSLSGVVFFAFLTIYSLFLAGVNLKKAGIYFFKMILLIVPIALLKIWL
- a CDS encoding Bax inhibitor-1/YccA family protein — protein: MMNLSKSSNPVLKEKTFSRDYTAQSDVMTVNGTVNKTALMLLLVIAGAVFTWNKFFEAVATNPEAGLAAVGPWLAIGGIGGFITVLVTVFRPQSSGISAPIYAVFEGLFLGGISAVFESMYPQQGLVLRAVMLTFAVFMVMLFLYRSGIIKVTQKFMMGVVAATAGIALVYFVSFIAGMFGAEMSFLYGNSNLSIGISLFVVAIVALNLVLDFSFIERAAESGAPKYMEWYGAFGLMVTLVWLYLEILRLLSKVASRD